In the genome of Nitratireductor sp. GISD-1A_MAKvit, the window GGAAGCGCGCGAAGCCGACCGGGAGATTTCCGATGTCGCATGATGCCACGCGCGACGTGCCTGTCGCCGCCGCCGATATTTCCAAAGCAAGCGGTCAGCGCCCGGTCCCTTTCCGGGGCGGCGGTTTCGTCCACCGCTCGCTCGGTCCCGTGGCGCCGATTGTCTTTCTCGCCATTCTGGCGGTCTGGGAGCTGGGCTCGCGTTCGGGCTTCATCAGCGCGATTGCGCTGCCTGCCCCTTCCGAGGCGTTCGGTGCGCTGGTTGATCTCTTCCAGACCGGCATGTTGTGGAAGCATCTGGGCGCCAGCCTTTACCGCCTGATCGTCGGCTGGACGCTGGGCAGCCTGCTTGGCATCGCGGTCGGCCTCTTTATCGGCCTTTTCTCGCTTGCCCGCGCCGGGCTCCTGCCGCTGGTCTCCGCGCTTTTTCCAGTGCCGAAGATCGCGCTTCTGCCGCTCTTCATCATCTGGTTCGGCATTGGCGAGGGCTCCAAAGTGGCAACCATCCTGTTCGGCACGTTCTTCCCCACCGTGATCGCCACCTATGGCGGGGTCGACAATGTGGACCGTAATCTCATCCGTATGGGCCAGTCCTTCGGCATGTCGTGGCTATCCATCGTGCGCAAGATCATCGTGCCGGGAGCGATGCCAGCCATCCTGTCGGGCTTCCGCATCTCCGCTTCCATCGCCATCGTTCTGCTTGTGGCGGCCGAGATGATCGGCGCCGAGTTCGGCGTCGGGGCCTATATCCTCATGGCCGGCGCGCTTTTTGCCCTCGACCAGCTCATCGCCGGCGTGGCGCTCCTCTCGGTTATCGGCCTCATCATTGCGTGGCTGATCGGCAAGCTTGAAAAGCGCCTTCTTTCGTGGCGAACATGACGGTTCGCGCGGGTTTTGAAAAAAGTCCCTGCAAATCGACCGAAGGGCGCTTGTCAGCGGAAAATCTCGTGCTATAACCCACGCGCTTCCGGTGGAGAACCAACCCCGCCATGACCAGCAGGAACCTCTGCGACGGCATAGTGAAGCAGGGTTTGCCCAGATAGCTCAGTTGGTAGAGCAGCGGACTGAAAATCCGCGTGTCGGTGGTTCGAATCCGCCTCTGGGCACCACTTTTCCCGAGATAAATCCCTATAAATCAATCCTTTAACGACTTTATCGTGAATCTTGTCGGCTCTGTCGTCAAGCCCCGTGTCACATTTTGAACTTCCCAGGTGTGACACCAGTGTGACGGCCTATTGCTTCTTCAGAAGTAGCCTAAGGGTACCCGGGGGGAGAACTGCTGCCTCCCTTCTTACGTTGGCGCTTCAGATTTTTCTGCTAGTTCGGAGTCCCCACTTTCGTTTTCACGCCCCTGTCTGTCTTTGTCAGGCTTCGTCAGCGAAACAGACGCGGATCCGGTCCCCACTCCTACAGTTCAACCTTGGAGCACCATCTTGCTGCTGGCACTGACAGAAGCGCATTTAGTCTTTCCTGAAGATACTCCGCATAACGGGAAGATGGTTTGTTCCGGTGGGTGTCGGTAATCAGAAGACGAACCACAGACGTCCAGAAGTGGTGTCTGTCCTGGTGGAGGAAGACATCGTTCAGCTCGACAAACTGGACCGTCAGAAATGCCCACCAGAGCCGCTCTGCCAGTCCCCTATTGTTCTCCCCAGGGTAACACTGCCGGATCCTCTCTACCTGCCCCACAGCGGCTTCATAGGCCGCCCTACGGATGCGCCCCCTGGTGTCCTGGAAGTGGATGGGACGAGGTTCGAAGGCACTCTCAGCGATCTTCTGAAGCAGTCCTTGTACCTCTTCGTCGGTCCCTATCTGTGGCCCTAGAACTTTCCTCAGATAGCGTTGATGGACGACAAGGAGCTGCTTGCCTGGTCCTGTGACAGGTGCTCCATAATGGCGAACCAAGGAACGGTGATAGGCACAGTAACGCCCCTTGCCAACCCGAACACAGTGGGGAGCACTACAAGGCTGGTCTTTGATTGAATCCATACGGTAATATGGCATATGAACTGCACAAATTTAATGCGGGCAAACCTCTATAAGACCCTTATAGAGACTTGCCTGCATTAAGATGGAGCAAGATCGCAAATCACGACACTCAATGACAGTATTGCCATCCGATTTCGCCGCTGAAATGGAGCGGTTGTGGTAATGTTTACGGTTGGCCAACAATCTCCAAGTGGCTAAACTCTCGCATACAGTTGTGGTCTAAGAAGCTCTGTTGCGGTTGGCCTACGATCTCCAAGCGGCTAAACTTTGCACCGGGGATGATCTCTGGCAGCAGTGGTTGCGGTTGGCCTACGATCTCCAAGCGGCTAAACTTCCTCTTCATTCTCCCTCTCCCTTGCTGGGGTTGCGGTTGGCCTACGATCTCCAAGCGGCTAAACTGGCATCTCTCTGTCCTCTCGTTACGCCCTAGTTGCGGTTGGCCTACGATCTCCAAGCGGCTAAACTCGCTCCAGGTTGCTCTGTTGCCTTTGCTGCGTTGCGGTTGGCCTACGATCTCCAAGCGGCTAAACTGCAGCTGGCAGAAGCCGAAGAGGCAGAGCGGTTGCGGTTGGCCTACGATCTCCAAGCGGCTAAACTCTTACGGCTCGCATGGGTTATAACGAATATGTTGCGGTTGGCCTACGATCTCCAAGCGGCTAAACTCCATTCTCGCCGCCCTCTCTGCCCCCAAGGCGTTGCGGTTGGCCTACGATCTCCAAGCGGCTAAACTGAGCTTGCGCGGGCGGATTACATCGACCATGTTGCGGTTGGCCTACGATCTCCAAGCGGCTAAACTGCGCGGCGCTAAAGCCGTTGGCGATCTGTTGTTGCGGTTGGCCTACGATCTCCAAGCGGCTAAACTAGACCTCAGATAAGCCCTAGAAAAACTAGGGCTTTTTCTCTCAAGGAGGGCAAAAAAAACAATATGCTCGCCTAGAAAAGCGCAAGTTGGTCAGGGTTTTCCGCTCTGCGTTCACGGTTTTGTCCTGTGAATATACGAGCATTGCCATACTGGCGGTCGGTGATCGACACAATATGCACCTTGCCCTTTCTCGGCAACGCACGTCTCACCTTGTCAATAAATACTTCGCAAGCTTCTTTGCTCGTAGCAAAGCGCAAGTAAACTGAGAATTGCGCCATCTCGAAGCCTTCGTCCAGCAGGAAATTGCGGAACTTTGCAGCTGACTTGCGCTCCGCCTTCGTGCTAACGGGCAAATCGAACATCACATACAACCACATCATACGGTACCCGCTCAATGCCGGCAGCCGCGCAACCATTGATGTCCCTCACGTCTCCAGCGACGACACCCGCTGCGGAAGATCCAGCGTGCGAACTTCGCCGGAAAAGCACCGCGCCGCCGAAAGTGCGAGACGCTCCAAGCATAGCCCGACTGGGGTTGTTCCCTGTTTTGTTCTCATATCGGTGACTAGGATGCGTGCCAGCATTGGTTTGGTGCTGCGATCCAGATCGGTTTTGCCTCTGGACAAGAGACTATAAACCAACTGGTCGGCAAGCGGTCGAAACGGCTCCATTAAATCATCGGCAAGAGCAAACGCATTGCCACGCTGACGATGGGCAACTCCGAGACTGGGGTGCAGGCCAGCCGCCATAACGGCCCTCGCTGTTCCAGCCCTCAACACAGTGTAACAGTAGTTGAGCATGGCGCTTACACCGCTTGCTGAGCGATCACGTCGGAAGTCTTGGCCAAAAAGGAGACGCCAATAGCGACGGGGCCGCTTGAGCCTCGACATTCTCTGGATCGCCGGAGCGAACCTTTCGTGCCAGCAGCGTGAAGCCTTCGTGGGGTGCTCCAACGGCCTCCAAAGTCGCCTTTTGACTCTCAATTTTGGCAACGACTAGCTGCGCCCAGAGGCGCTTCCTCAATGGCCGGGAGGATGCAGCCTGGTCGGCCATGCGGCCGGCCTGTTCGTGGTGCCCGTCTACTGTCCAAAGCACGCCCGCGGGCCGGTGGTTGGCCCCGCAAACAATCAACGGCGTACCGCGTTCAACCAACGCAATCAATAGGTTGTTGGAGTAAGTGATGCCGTGGGCTGAGGCGATCACTGCGGCAATGTTGTCAAGCGGGACACGGCCAACTTCCGAACCATCCGCATTGACCGTCAGAAAACCGCGATGCCGGGCCAAGTGGCGCCCGTCCTCGGATATCTCTACCAACCGACCGATCATCCCTACCCCCTGCCGACGGGGATTATACGGCCGATAGGATCCACACGTACCAGCCGCGCACCAGCCTTCTGCAACTTTGAAAAGGCGGCTTGCATATAGTCGCCAGGCCCAAGCTTTCCCGCATAGAGATGAGGAACGAACTCGATGCGATTGTTGGCAGGCGAGAGTTTGCGCACGACGTAATAACGTCGCCCATCGCCAAAGTTCGCTTCAATAGTGTCGCCCTTGTGTAGACGCATGACCAGCCGAGCGTCATTGGACTGCACTCTCCAAGCAGGAGTGAAGTCCTTTCGGTTGGCGTCAAAGACCGAAACTCCTTCGCCGCACCACTTACCTTCAGGGGTCGAGAAAATCTCAATACAGTGATTGGCACCTGGCACGTAGGTTTTGTGAAAGCGCCCCTTTCCATGGCTCAAATTTATTGTGTATTTTTCCGTCTTCAGCACACGAACGCGGCGAATGCCATTCTGCTCGCCGAAATTCGCCAACGCATCGGTCAGTCTGATCCCGTCCCGTTTCGCATCATAAGCGACTTCCTCTAGAGCTTCGCGGAGTTTGAGGTCACGCACTTGTCCAATCTCTCGTTCGCTTAAAGCGGCAATTGGCTTGCGGGTAACGAGATTCATAATTTTTCCACGAATCTCTTCATGCACAGCGCCATAGGCCGTCTCTTCGTGCAACTGGCCTGAGGTAACATGGGAATTGCCGCTTGCTCCGGGGGGTAGGCCATGATCAGGTTTATGTGAGATCACCATCATATCTAGCCTGTCGCGCAATGTAACGCGGTAGCCTTCGAATGGCTCCGGGAACTCGCCCTTCTCGGCCCAACGACCAAGATTAAACGCCTCGGCACGGCCCACCGCAGTAGCGACCCTTTGCAGAATTGCGCGGTTCGTGCAGGCGATAACAAAGGCGTCGACAGCGTGGTGGCGATGATCATCACGACTTTTTGCCAGCTCACCATCGGCAATTGCCCTATTATGGTCGCCGAGCAAACCGTTCAAACCCCACATGGCGCGCAGCATTGCGGTCAAACGGCCCGGGATAGCAAAGACACGTCTGTTGCGATCCTCACCGTAGAGGTGGCCAAGATACTCCTTGGCGAGACGCGCAATGTGCTGGGAATCTGTAAGATGGCGAGCAATAAAGTCACCTCCCGACGTGAATTTGTCCAGCGCATCTGGCTGGAATCTCCAAGCCTTTCTAGGAAACAGTCGCCATGCACGCTCGACTACATCTTGCAAGCGATCTCCCGTCCAGACATCGGCAGGTGACCGGTTCCCCTTGATTCGATTCATCTCACGTGTGCACAATACCTTGTTGGCAAAGCTATCGTCCAACGTCTTTGAACGCGGCAGTATGTGATCAATATCAACCGCACCGGAAAACAACATTTCCTTGGAAATCGGTGTTCCAGAATAGACGCAGACACGTTCGTCCGCTGGAAGTTCTTCGTAGAGCCTAAGCAGCAAGCGGTTGCTGTAGGTATCGGCGAAACCGAGCGTTCGCAGTTCTTCGTTGCGGCGCTGGTTCGCTGCCTCATTCTCGCGGTTGCGACGAATTGCTTCCTGTTTCTGCCGGTGATTCTGCTTCAACTCGCGTGCCAGCTCGATATGAATTTTCGCCGGCTTGCCATATGTCTCAATCAGCGCGTTAACAACGGTTCGCATTTGGTTTAGCGCAATGTGTACCGTTGGATTTGGTACGCGGCCGATACGCTCTTGGCTACTCTCAGGTGCATCGGGGTTGGAGATCACATGGCGGGCCATGGCCTCCCCATAATAGGGCAGACGAGCAAAGCAGCCAGCCTTTAGGTCGGAATGGTGTAAATCGAGACGAGCAACCGCCTCGTCATATGTCAATGGGCGCAGATAGATTTCGCCGGTCAACGGATCCTCTGTTTCAAGGCTACCGCTTTCCATTTCCTTGACAATATCGGAAAGCAACGAACGGCCTATGTGACCATGACCCTGCGGTAGGCGCACCGAACCCGCAGCAGTGGCTGCCTTCTCCTCAAGGCCGAACTCCTCCATTAGCCAAGTAACCAAAATATCCTCGTCCGGCTCCGCGAGCAGATTCTCGACAATATCTGTTTGGCGATCACGCGGCAGGCCTCGCCAGAAAGCGCCGAAGATATCGCGTTTTCCAAGCGCCGCGGCTGTCCTGTCCACATCAAGCCCTTTACGGCCGCCGCGCTCAAGATTGAACATGGCATCGTTCGGTAGTTTGAGCGCTTGTCGCATTTTCTCGAATGCGACTGTAGAAGAGCGCGCAGCCAGCAAATTGGCCAACGCATCGCGCTCCTGCAGGGAAAGCCGGCGCGCAGGGCGGCCTGGACGCTCGACTTCCAGATTCGCCAACTCTGAAAGGATACGGAAACGCTGAAACAGCGGCAGGGCACGGGGTGCTCGTTCGCCGAGATCGACTTCTACAGCACCCGCCATCGCCCTTTCGCTGCTCGGTCGAAAAGTACACCGTCCTACTGCCGGCTTCTTCAAGGGTCGTTGGGCGATGATAATCCGCTTCAGTCTCGACAGCAGTGCATCTGTCAATTCGCGATGATACCGCGATTGCACCTTCCAGATTTCATCCAACTCGTGCTCGATCATGGCTCGGGTGGGATAAAAATCATAAAGTACCTTGGCTCCATCTGCGGTGGGGCGAAACCGCACGCCCCCCCCTACGGGCGGCGAGCAATCATTGCCATGCGATTTACCGATCCGAGCACCCTGAGCATCGACCCGATAGCCGTACTTGTCGCGAGCGTGGCGGTGGGCCAAAAACTCACCCAGCGTACGCGCATTCGCAGCCTTGAGCGCCGCAGAGAGATTAGTGATCCCCTGCTTCGTGGCACCGCCTTCGGCATCGTCTGCATCCACAATCCGGTTGGATAGAAAGCCGCGGCGGCGGTTCAGATGAAAAATCGCCCTACCTATCTCGTGCAACGCGAGCGGCCTTTCCAATGCGGCAGCGCGTAACCAGTATGGATCCATCCGTTCCAATGCTTTGCGCTCAATCTCGTTCGGCGGCATCAGCCCCGCTGCGATCAAGGTCCTCATCAATGAATTCTGTCGTCGCAGGAACCGGTCACGCCGACGTCGCATAGCTCGCGCTTGTCGGCGTTTTGCTGCTAAAGAGTTTTTCGACTGGGGATCACGACCGGCCTCCTCATTGGGTGTCAAAATACGCACCCCAGCATCGAGCACGCCACGAGGCTCGCCATTTGCGTCAGTTTCGACAGCACACCACCCTATAGAATTGGTTCCTAGATCGAGGCCAAGCGTGTAGGAACACTGAATACTGTTGGAAGTCATACCCCTCCCCGAAATCTGACTACAAAACTTATCCAGCAATCAATCCTATACGAGAAGCCGAATCTTCGAAAAGTCAAATCTGACAAGATGTTTGTTCCAACATGGATATTGGTTGATTCCTTGGGATCAAACGCCCACCTTTGAATTAAATCGGCTTTCAAAGTGTGATAGTTTTATCATTGTTTAATCACTTAGCGGGCTTGCAATATCTGCGCTGTCTAATATGATCACTTTTGGGTGCCTATAAGCTTAGCCGCTTGGAGATCGTAGGCCACCCGTTAACAAGCACCTTTGAGTGCACAAAATTCTCTTTTGAGAAGTGCGACGGGCTGCGGCCCGTCGTTTACGTTCTGGCAATATGACTTTTGAGGCAAATGTTGATTCGGGGATTCTTTTTGACCCTTTTTCCTATTGTCTACAATGAGCGCTGATGCTGCAGCCTGAGCGAGGACAGTTAGAAAATTCAGATCATCAAAAGTGCCACGGTCAGACTTGCCTGAGACCTCAAGCGTCTGGCATTTGATCATTGCTCTATTGAACATAAGATCGGGATCGTCTTGGCCGGCTTGCGCGGGTAGATAGCAAGTAACTCCACTTCCCGGAAGTGGAATATTCGCACGGTCGAGCCGTAGCAACTGCCGGATTTACAAGGGATCCTTGCGAGCACCCTCAGCAGCGCCCGTTATAAATAGCACGCGCACGGCGTCGGCAACTCGGTGAATCGCTGCCGCACCCTAGGCGTTATGGATCTCCATTTTGGACGAGTTTCATGAAGTATTTTTTGAGTCCGTGCTTAATCAGTGGGATTTATCTCTGCGGGAGCCGATGATCAAAAGCCTCAAGAGATCCGTTGTTCTGCATTAAGAATGTCGACTTAGTATCTTTAACGCAGATAGATTCGATCAAGGCCCCGACCTGTGGGTTATCCGAGATGCCGTCGAATTCAATTGCAAGACGTCTAGCGAAAATGTGCTACGCATACATTTAAGAGAAAAAAAGGGGAAGGGGTAAAATTCTAAGGATGATATGGGGATTAAGTTCACAATATAAGAACGCTAGAAACTTCAAACACCCCATTAAGTCTCTGCGACCTAAGCAGAAACGACCGAAAAATAAAATCTATTTAAAACCAATGGGTTTAGTAAATTTCTCTGTATTTTAACGTTTGATTAGGAATGTCTTTGAATATCTTCCGGATTTTTCTGCGGAATAAGCAACTCCTATTCTGTTTAGATCGTATAATATAGAGCGCTTTTTTCTCAAGGCATCTTTAATGTTTCTTTCTTCATTTTTATTCAATCCTATTTCCTTGAAAACGTCAGATATTAAATACCTTCCAGGGTTTTTATTTTTCATTGCTATTATTAGCGCTTCTCTTGACGATACTTTTTGGTTGGTAGTTCCCCCCGAACCATCTAAGTCGTACTCCCAGTCGCGTATAACCGCGCCGGTGAAGGCCTCGCGAATTGCGCTCTCAACATCTCTTCCCAGAACGGTCTTCGGAAGGGTAACAAAAACCTCTGTCGGCAAACAGTTGCCCTCTTCATCTATCACCTTGCGACTGCGCGGGCGGCCCAAGGCCTGGATCACCTGTGCGGCAATCGACATCACCTCAAGTCTGTGACGAATGGCCTTTGCTTCCTTGGATCGAAGCCACTCTTTTGTTTGAGCACCTCTCAACGCAAAATAAATGTTCACCGGCCATGCTCGATCCCGGAAACTCAGGCCAAACAGTACTGCCTTGTTGCAGTCGCGAAAGTCGTTGAGGCCGTCGAGGCTGCCCCAATGTCCAGTTAATGCAATCTCCTCAGGGAGGTGCTTTCTTGCCAGTGCCTCGGTCGCCAGATGCGTTACCACCATCCACTTGTCTCCTGGCTTAGTGTGCTCGGAGACGAATTGCGCCAAGTGTCTAAGCCGCGCTTCACCAGCTTCGCGCATTGCCTCCTTGCCAATGCCGCTGGAGCGGAGGATGTGAATCGTCAAGTTTCGATAGCTTCGCACCTTGGGAAGCGGAACAAGCTTGGCGCGCCGGTAGTCCAACACGGGATCTTGGTTCGCGGTTGCATTCAGCACTACGGGTGCAAAGAAATGCGGCACCTTCTCTTTTCCGGTGGTTAGAGCCTTACGCGAACCTTGAATCGAGAAGAGTGCCCAATGCCGATATAGCTGGATGATCGCAGAGAGGGTCTCCCATACATGCTGCAGTTCCGCATTCTTGCTATCGGGATCGTTCCAAACTGGGTGGTATGACGATACGGATTTCAAGTCCGACACCATTTGGCGGAAGAGTATCTCCAGCTCATCTATCTGCCCGCTGGAAAGTGGATCTTGCTCGCTCCATATGGGCGAAATCTCTTCAACACGGCTTGAGACAGCCTTGAAGAAATCGAGCATTGATGAGACTGCGGCGAAAGCCTGCCGATGCTTTGCCTTAAACTCCGCAGAGACGCGAAGCCCCAACACCCGGTGCAATGAACCTTCGTCAACTGAATGGAATTCAACTGCATTGGCCAAGGGCCTCATCGATGATAACGAGGCACCGACGCCCGCCTTCCCAGCTCCCGTAGGCGTCGACTATCCCAGAATATGATTGTGCCCAGGACTGCGTGACAGCAGCATGTGTAATCACTACCACCGGGAAATGCCGGCATTCTTGCAAGGTGACCGCGTTGGACGAGTGTCGCGTAATGGCAGCCTCGAAGCCGGCAAGCTCATTAATCGTGCGTGCGGCGTCCTCGCATTGCTGAATGGTTCGAGCGACGAAGAGACCGCCAATTTGTAGCGGCGGTGAAAGTTTTCTGGAAGTCTTTGCCATCATTGCCAGGTACAGCAACGCGCCTTGCGTCTTCCCGACGCCCATCTCGGGCGCTAAAACCTGCCATGCTGGAGCAATTGAGAGGGCGCTTGCCTTCATATTCTGTTGGATTGCCAGGTGGAACGTCTCCCCCATCCTGGTCCAAAGCTCCCGGAAGGCAGGACCGGAGACATTGCCCAACTTCAAAGTCCACAACCGCTCCATTTCAGCGGCGAAATCGGATGGCAATACTGTCATTGAGTGTCGTGATTTGCGATCTTGCTCCATCTTAATGCAGGCAAGTCTCTATAAGGGTCTTATAGAGGTTTGCCCGCATTAAATTTGTGCAGTTCATATGCCATATTACCGTATGGATTCAATCAAAGACCAGCCTTGTAGTGCTCCCCACTGTGTTCGGGTTGGCAAGGGGCGTTACTGTGCCTATCACCGTTCCTTGGTTCGCCATTATGGAGCACCTGTCACAGGACCAGGCAAGCAGCTCCTTGTCGTCCATCAACGCTATCTGAGGAAAGTTCTAGGGCCACAGATAGGGACCGACGAAGAGGTACAAGGACTGCTTCAGAAGATCGCTGAGAGTGCCTTCGAACCTCGTCCCATCCACTTCCAGGACACCAGGGGGCGCATCCGTAGGGCGGCCTATGAAGCCGCTGTGGGGCAGGTAGAGAGGATCCGGCAGTGTTACCCTGGGGAGAACAATAGGGGACTGGCAGAGCGGCTCTGGTGGGCATTTCTGACGGTCCAGTTTGTCGAGCTGAACGATGTCTTCCTCCACCAGGACAGACACCACTTCTGGACGTCTGTGGTTCGTCTTCTGATTACCGACACCCACCGGAACAAACCATCTTCCCGTTATGCGGAGTATCTTCAGGAAAGACTAAATGCGCTTCTGTCAGTGCCAGCAGCAAGATGGTGCTCCAAGGTTGAACTGTAGGAGTGGGGACCGGATCCGCGTCTGTTTCGCTGACGAAGCCTGACAAAGACAGACAGGGGCGTGAAAACGAAAGTGGGGACTCCGAACTAGCAGAAAAATCTGAAGCGCCAACGTAAGAAGGGAGGCAGCAGTTCTCCCCCCGGGTACCCTTAGGCTACTTCTGAAGAAGCAATAGGCCGTCACACTGGTGTCACACCTGGGAAGTTCAAAATGTGACACGGGGCTTGACGACAGAGCCGACAAGATTCACGATAAAGTCGTTAAAGGATTGATTTATAGGGATTTATCTCGGGAAAAGTGGTGCCCAGAGGCGGATTCGAACCACCGACACGCGGATTTTCAGTCCCCCTCTGAGAACACCGATAGTTCAACAGGAACAACACCTTAGATAACCCGACGATCAGTCCTGTCACACTGGTGTCACAGGAGATGATCAATGGCGACCATTCGGAAGCGCGGCAAGATGCGCTCTCATTGTCGGATTTTCCTCTCTCCTCTATACTGAAGCACCATTACAAGAGCGCTCTCATAGGCTGCCTCTTTGGCAAGTTTAGTGGTCCGCAAAACTGTAAGGCGGTGCTGGCGGGCTGACAGCGCAGCGTATTTCTTCAATTGATCTGAGCAGGCAATGACGACAGCTTTAGCGATGTCACTTGCTGGTGACACTTTGTCATCTAAGAGCGGGACGGCGGTCAACATACAATCTCTCGAATTCTGAAGGGCTAAATCCGCACTATCGTTCGCAATAAGCGTACTTCCATATTCCTCCGACTGATCGCCATTGCCGAAATGTTCATCAGTCTCGATTGTTTGGAGATGCACGAATTCTCCAGACTGAAAGTTATAGAAGTGTGCACCCATCGTCCCTTGCTCGTTTCTCAAGCCCGCGACGACAAGCAACGTACTATCCTTCCGAAACTCTATCGGCCGAAAACCATCGTCTACATTTCCCCAACAGCACACGCTAAATGGAAGGAAAAACACGTCTCCATTTCGGGCGTCCAGCACAGCGCCGGCTACGCAAGTTGTTCCGCACCCCCAAGAAGTTAAGATGTAATGACCTGCAAAATTCACACGCCCTTTGGCTGCGTTTCGAAGACGAGTTCGGTATTTATTGGCTCGACTATGCGATGACAGGTTTGGGGCGCTAACTGGGCCGCGATAAACCTCTACTGGGTATGAGCGGAATTTCGGGATACTCGAAACCGATTCGGCCCTAGCCGCACAAGGTATCCAAAGCATTGTAAAGACGACCAATTTAACAATCACAAACGCCGTCATGCGATTCATTTCAATCTCTCCCAAGTTGAACAATTATTCGCCTGATAGCGCGCACAATTTTTGCGCTACATCTTGAGATTTCAGATGCGTATATCGAAACAACATACGCGGATCTCTATGACCACTGATCAATGCTACTTCAGCAACATTCAGTCCTCGTTCAAAGAAGCGGCTAACTGCTTCATGCCGTAGATCATGAAAACGAAGGTCACTAATGCCAGCTCGTTCTACAAGCCTATCCCAAGCCTGCCTGAGCGCCGTGTCGGTAGTCGGTAAAACCCGCTCGGTGCGGCGTGGAAGTCGTGACAGAATGGCGTTGGCTGCGGGTGTCAAAGGAACCTGCCTTGGATGCCCATTCTTGGTATCTGGCAAGAAAGCAAGATTATTATCCAGATCAATATTGTCCCAATTCAAGCTCAATAGTTCGCTCCGGCGCATCGCGGTTTCAATTGCCAATTCAATTGCCGGCCAGAGGTAGGGTGAGCGGCTGTATCTCGCAGCTTCACGCAAAGCTTCAAACTCGCCTTGTTCAAGACGACGGTTCCTCGACTTGATGCCCATCGGGATTCTGATTTGGTCAACAGGGTTTGAAGCAAGGGATAATCCCCATTCTTTCCTCGCGATTTCGATAGCATGCCTGATCAGTACAAGATCGTACTGGCTGGCTCTCAGACCGTCCTTGTTTCTCCGATTTCGAAATTTGCAGAGGGTAGGAGCATCGAGGGCAACTAAGGGTGTAGTAGCAATCCGATCTCTTTGGAGCCGCGCCAGTCGACGCTCTTCAGCATCTCTTCCCTTTTTTGATGGTGTGATTTCTCGCCCATACCTTTCGAGCAGTGCGCCAAGGGTGAGATCGTTCAGCGCGGACATGTCTATATGCCGACCAAGATCAATGTTGCTCTCAATCTTCCTTGCCCATTGCTCCGCATCTTTTCGGGTAGAGAACGACTTGTTTTGCGGAGGAACACCCTTACGCCGAACCTGTACCTGCCATTTGTTGCCGCGCTTCCGAATGGTCGCCATTGATCATCTCCTGTGACACCAGTGTGACAGGACTGATCGTCGGGTTATCTAAGGTGTTGTTCCTGTTGAACTATCGGTGTTCTCAGAGGGGGACTGAAAATCCGCGTGTCGGTGGTTCGAATCCGCCTCTGGGCACCATTTCTTTCTTCAAAAGAATGCATTTTCAAGAAGTTGGCGAATGCCGCGAGTTCTCAACCCACCGCTCCATCCATCTAATTGACGCTGGTAGGGATTGATTGTCTCAATCCGTCTCCTTGCCTCTCATTGCCTCGGTGGCGTTCGAGACAACGCAGCTTTGAACCA includes:
- a CDS encoding ABC transporter permease, whose protein sequence is MSHDATRDVPVAAADISKASGQRPVPFRGGGFVHRSLGPVAPIVFLAILAVWELGSRSGFISAIALPAPSEAFGALVDLFQTGMLWKHLGASLYRLIVGWTLGSLLGIAVGLFIGLFSLARAGLLPLVSALFPVPKIALLPLFIIWFGIGEGSKVATILFGTFFPTVIATYGGVDNVDRNLIRMGQSFGMSWLSIVRKIIVPGAMPAILSGFRISASIAIVLLVAAEMIGAEFGVGAYILMAGALFALDQLIAGVALLSVIGLIIAWLIGKLEKRLLSWRT
- the cas2 gene encoding CRISPR-associated endonuclease Cas2; the encoded protein is MVARLPALSGYRMMWLYVMFDLPVSTKAERKSAAKFRNFLLDEGFEMAQFSVYLRFATSKEACEVFIDKVRRALPRKGKVHIVSITDRQYGNARIFTGQNRERRAENPDQLALF
- the cas1 gene encoding type II CRISPR-associated endonuclease Cas1, giving the protein MSRLKRPRRYWRLLFGQDFRRDRSASGVSAMLNYCYTVLRAGTARAVMAAGLHPSLGVAHRQRGNAFALADDLMEPFRPLADQLVYSLLSRGKTDLDRSTKPMLARILVTDMRTKQGTTPVGLCLERLALSAARCFSGEVRTLDLPQRVSSLET
- a CDS encoding CRISPR-associated endonuclease Cas1; protein product: MIGRLVEISEDGRHLARHRGFLTVNADGSEVGRVPLDNIAAVIASAHGITYSNNLLIALVERGTPLIVCGANHRPAGVLWTVDGHHEQAGRMADQAASSRPLRKRLWAQLVVAKIESQKATLEAVGAPHEGFTLLARKVRSGDPENVEAQAAPSLLASPFWPRLPT